The Musa acuminata AAA Group cultivar baxijiao chromosome BXJ2-2, Cavendish_Baxijiao_AAA, whole genome shotgun sequence genome has a segment encoding these proteins:
- the LOC135604889 gene encoding zinc finger CCCH domain-containing protein 3-like, whose translation MPLGKYYCDYCDKQFQDTPAARKRHLQGLHHHRARALWYDSFKEPHGAPLFQPYGSLAKGVCHHFVRTGVCKYGDTCKYFHPKQDVLNPTPAVTGMKYMEAIQSQNSLASNLPGDSMSGNIINQGGISWGNLPPSLRPPPEGGYPPFLFLEWG comes from the exons ATGCCGCTGGGGAAGTACTACTGCGACTACTGCGACAAGCAGTTCCAGGACACCCCGGCCGCCCGCAAGCGCCACTTGCAGGGTCTCCACCACCACCGCGCCCGCGCCCTATGGTACGACTCTTTCAAAg AACCGCATGGAGCACCTCTTTTCCAACCTTATGGAAGCCTGGCCAAAGGCGTCTGCCATCATTTTGTGCGCACG GGGGTTTGCAAGTATGGGGATACATGCAAGTATTTTCATCCAAAACAGGATGTGCTAAACCCTACACCTGCTGTGACTG GGATGAAGTACATGGAGGCGATACAAAGCCAAAATAGCTTGGCTAGCAATCTACCAGGGGACAGCATGTCAG GAAATATCATTAATCAGGGAGGAATTTCATGGGGCAACTTGCCTCCATCATTGCGACCTCCTCCAGAAGGTGGTTACCCACCATTTCTATTTCTGGAATGGGGATAA